From one Chanodichthys erythropterus isolate Z2021 chromosome 3, ASM2448905v1, whole genome shotgun sequence genomic stretch:
- the tob1a gene encoding protein Tob1a, translated as MQLEIQVALNFIISYLYNKLPRRRVNIFGEELERQLKQKYEGHWYPDKPYKGSGFRCIHVGEKVDPVVEQAAKESGLDIEDVRNNLPQDLSVWIDPFEVSYQIGEKGPVKVLYVDDSNENGLELDKEIKNSFNPEAQVFMPISEPVGMSPTSSSPSPPFGQSAAVSPTFMRRSTQPLTFTTATFAATKFGSTKMKSNGRNANKVARNSPTNLGLNVNNLLKQKVMSTSMHSLYGVGLGGQAQKPSALSPNAKEFVFPNLQGQGSPSAMFPGETSLNLSPLPYNNAFDVFAAYGGLNEKSLMDSLNFSLSNMQYSNQQFQPVMAN; from the coding sequence ATGCAGCTTGAAATCCAAGTAGCACTCAACTTCATCATTTCTTACTTGTACAATAAGCTGCCCAGGCGACGTGTCAACATTTTCGGCGAGGAGTTGGAGCGACAGCTGAAACAGAAATATGAGGGACATTGGTACCCGGACAAGCCATACAAAGGGTCTGGATTCAGGTGTATACATGTCGGGGAGAAAGTGGACCCAGTTGTAGAGCAAGCAGCCAAAGAAAGTGGGTTGGACATTGAGGATGTCCGCAACAACCTGCCTCAGGACCTCAGTGTCTGGATCGATCCTTTCGAGGTGTCTTATCAGATTGGGGAGAAGGGACCTGTCAAGGTGCTCTATGTGGATGACAGTAATGAGAATGGACTGGAGTTGGACAAGGAGATCAAGAACAGCTTTAACCCAGAGGCCCAGGTCTTCATGCCCATTAGTGAGCCTGTAGGCATGTCCCCCACTTCCAGTTCCCCGTCCCCGCCGTTCGGCCAGTCGGCGGCGGTCAGCCCCACCTTCATGCGCCGTTCCACGCAACCGTTAACCTTTACCACTGCCACCTTCGCCGCCACCAAGTTCGGCTCCACGAAAATGAAAAGCAATGGGCGCAATGCTAACAAGGTGGCCCGAAACTCCCCCACCAACCTGGGCCTGAATGTAAACAACCTCCTGAAGCAGAAAGTCATGTCCACATCGATGCATTCTCTCTACGGCGTCGGCTTGGGCGGTCAAGCGCAGAAGCCCTCTGCCCTGTCTCCGAACGCCAAGGAGTTTGTGTTCCCCAATCTCCAGGGGCAGGGCAGCCCAAGTGCAATGTTCCCCGGGGAAACGTCCCTCAATCTCAGCCCTCTCCCGTACAACAATGCCTTCGATGTGTTTGCAGCCTATGGGGGCCTTAATGAGAAGTCCCTCATGGACAGTCTGAATTTCAGCTTGAGCAACATGCAGTATTCTAACCAGCAATTCCAGCCAGTGATGGCCAACTAG